In [Clostridium] cellulosi, one genomic interval encodes:
- a CDS encoding spore germination protein, GerA family (High confidence in function and specificity), which yields MSNTDNVLKTSLDENINLFNSIFKDDETLIIRYVENRRNPKIRMCFLYIDGMVDNKIINQDMIKPVEEYAYDFMPNGILDKTAKSVVTSGSVNRTNNMEEILESLLYGSTILIADGENEALILETKGWKTRSIVEPKSEKVLRGPREGFVESIMMNISMVRRRIKTPDLKFNFLTLGTRTKTKVCICYLESLVNKNVLDELNRRLNSFEIDGVLDANYISEMISDAPYSPVKTIGSTEKPDVVAAKLLEGRIAMFVDGTPMVLTCPCLFIENFQSDEDYYINYYFSSIGRFIRISAFFISIMTPAIYVAVTTFHQEFLPTKLLLSISAARQGVPFPTVFETLLLLVVFEILREAGARMPQSIGQTLSIVGVLVLGQAAVEAKIVSAPIIIVVAITGLTGIMVPRIKGLDIIVRFGLLVVVSIAGLYGFLFAMLGLLIHLYNLNSFGVPILDGMRLGPQNNKDTFMRAPWWHMKNRPQGLTSNIKRESVGKIK from the coding sequence ATGAGCAATACCGACAACGTACTTAAAACATCCCTTGATGAAAATATAAACCTGTTCAATTCAATTTTTAAAGACGACGAAACATTGATAATAAGATATGTAGAAAACCGCCGTAATCCTAAAATAAGAATGTGCTTTCTTTATATCGACGGCATGGTTGACAACAAAATTATAAATCAGGACATGATAAAGCCCGTTGAAGAATACGCATATGACTTCATGCCTAACGGCATCCTCGACAAAACGGCAAAAAGCGTAGTCACCTCAGGAAGCGTCAATAGAACCAACAATATGGAAGAAATACTCGAAAGCTTATTATACGGCAGCACAATTCTGATTGCCGACGGCGAGAACGAGGCCCTTATCCTCGAGACGAAAGGCTGGAAAACGCGGTCAATTGTGGAACCGAAATCGGAAAAGGTCCTGCGCGGCCCGCGGGAAGGTTTTGTCGAGTCGATAATGATGAATATTTCGATGGTACGGCGCCGCATTAAAACCCCCGACTTAAAATTTAATTTCTTAACCCTCGGGACGAGGACCAAAACAAAAGTATGTATATGTTACCTTGAATCTCTTGTCAATAAAAATGTGCTGGATGAACTCAACCGACGGCTGAACAGCTTTGAAATAGACGGCGTACTTGACGCCAACTATATCTCCGAGATGATATCGGACGCACCGTATTCGCCGGTGAAAACCATCGGCAGCACTGAAAAACCTGATGTCGTCGCGGCAAAACTGCTTGAAGGGCGGATTGCCATGTTTGTCGACGGGACGCCGATGGTATTGACCTGTCCCTGCCTTTTTATAGAAAACTTCCAAAGTGACGAGGATTACTATATCAACTACTATTTCTCCTCAATCGGCAGGTTTATAAGAATATCTGCTTTTTTCATATCTATTATGACGCCGGCTATATATGTGGCTGTAACCACGTTCCACCAAGAATTCCTGCCGACGAAGCTACTGCTGAGTATCTCGGCTGCGCGGCAGGGCGTGCCTTTCCCGACAGTGTTTGAAACGCTGTTGCTGCTTGTGGTATTTGAAATATTGCGGGAAGCCGGAGCAAGGATGCCGCAGTCAATCGGTCAGACGCTCAGTATTGTCGGCGTGCTTGTCCTCGGCCAGGCGGCTGTCGAGGCTAAAATTGTCAGCGCGCCGATTATCATTGTTGTAGCGATAACTGGCCTTACAGGTATCATGGTGCCACGCATAAAGGGCTTAGACATTATTGTCAGGTTCGGCCTGCTCGTCGTTGTGTCAATTGCCGGCCTTTATGGATTCTTATTCGCCATGCTGGGACTGCTGATTCATCTGTATAATTTGAATTCTTTCGGCGTACCGATATTGGACGGCATGCGCTTAGGGCCGCAAAATAACAAGGATACTTTTATGAGGGCGCCGTGGTGGCATATGAAAAACCGTCCTCAGGGGCTTACTTCTAATATCAAAAGAGAATCAGTTGGGAAAATAAAATGA
- a CDS encoding putative membrane protein (Hypothetical protein), with the protein MQEFAVCIVLYAILFTFDVVPQIKSQKWKPLWFVFLVYISTFVLIALIIFDIIPRHLNMYLVEAIKFIFRIK; encoded by the coding sequence ATGCAGGAGTTTGCAGTATGCATTGTGCTTTATGCTATCCTTTTCACCTTTGATGTTGTGCCTCAAATAAAGAGTCAAAAGTGGAAACCCCTGTGGTTTGTATTCCTGGTTTATATTTCCACGTTCGTTTTAATTGCACTAATAATTTTTGATATTATTCCAAGACATCTTAATATGTACTTGGTAGAAGCAATCAAGTTTATTTTTAGAATAAAATGA
- a CDS encoding hypothetical protein (Family membership): MKKLKVIVIFLLTISTIFTTGCWNYREVESLSIVAGVGIDKSERQKYHLTFDLVDMTGGGTSSGSESANPATTTIETDGRTIFEAIRNATKECGKRLYFSDCKVIVISSELAKEGISPIVDFFSRDAEIRRNIRIFVAKEQTAKELFKTKPVANTIVGYEIETMIEADQKYLSKNVPIRLFEVNNIIKSDGISLTVPIVKRSAANPETTQIGGTAIFKKDKLVGYVDNDETQYIYIIKDEAKAGPLVLDKKINGNSITLELYSSKTWIKPVISNGEIKMEINVTAKAALAENETNKDYCSEDGIAKVQKLGEETIKNHCSRIIKTVQEQYGSDIFGFGLLVKYRYKSAWDELKANWDEKFKTVKYDINAKINITNSATLKSKKSGGLNAGVCSMHCALCYPFHL; the protein is encoded by the coding sequence ATGAAAAAGCTGAAAGTGATTGTTATATTTCTTCTTACGATTTCAACGATATTCACAACCGGGTGCTGGAACTATCGCGAAGTCGAATCTCTGTCAATCGTGGCCGGAGTCGGTATCGACAAAAGTGAGAGGCAGAAATATCACCTGACCTTTGACCTTGTCGATATGACTGGCGGAGGCACCAGCAGCGGAAGCGAGAGCGCCAACCCCGCGACAACAACTATTGAAACAGACGGAAGGACAATCTTTGAAGCAATAAGAAATGCCACCAAAGAATGCGGAAAAAGGCTGTACTTCAGCGACTGCAAGGTAATCGTAATAAGTTCAGAATTGGCGAAAGAGGGCATCTCGCCCATTGTTGATTTTTTCAGCCGAGATGCGGAAATACGCCGAAACATCAGGATCTTTGTTGCAAAAGAGCAGACGGCTAAGGAACTGTTTAAAACCAAACCAGTAGCCAACACGATAGTCGGCTATGAGATCGAAACCATGATTGAAGCCGACCAGAAATACCTTTCAAAAAATGTACCTATAAGGCTTTTCGAAGTAAACAATATTATAAAGAGCGATGGCATTTCCCTTACCGTCCCGATTGTAAAAAGGTCAGCCGCAAACCCAGAAACTACTCAAATCGGCGGAACTGCAATATTTAAAAAGGACAAGCTGGTCGGCTATGTCGACAATGATGAGACACAATACATCTATATTATTAAAGATGAAGCAAAAGCCGGGCCGCTTGTGCTGGACAAAAAGATAAACGGCAATAGTATAACGCTTGAACTCTATTCGAGCAAAACCTGGATAAAGCCCGTCATTTCAAACGGGGAAATAAAAATGGAGATTAATGTCACCGCCAAAGCCGCTCTCGCTGAAAATGAAACCAACAAGGATTATTGCTCCGAAGATGGAATTGCAAAAGTCCAGAAGCTGGGGGAAGAAACAATAAAAAATCACTGCAGCCGGATAATAAAGACAGTTCAGGAGCAATACGGCTCTGATATTTTCGGATTCGGACTGCTTGTCAAATATAGATATAAAAGTGCTTGGGATGAGTTAAAAGCCAATTGGGATGAGAAATTTAAGACTGTTAAATACGATATTAATGCCAAGATTAACATCACCAATTCAGCTACACTCAAGAGCAAAAAAAGTGGGGGACTAAATGCAGGAGTTTGCAGTATGCATTGTGCTTTATGCTATCCTTTTCACCTTTGA
- a CDS encoding hypothetical protein (Family membership), which produces MPRCPSCSAKVKKDDAVCPACGAVLNKETGTGDKEAFLISVNRDFESKIVEGCLRSAGIPFMIKTHGGPEGFVRYDTDYESLGADFYVPSKLLEKAKQALPPDLAIQAGASGESVENTDEDVPHPISEEVQKPEDPKKTFIAVILFLILAALVVAGVDTVMNLIRAALGYD; this is translated from the coding sequence ATGCCCAGATGCCCTTCATGTTCGGCCAAAGTAAAGAAAGATGACGCTGTATGCCCTGCATGCGGCGCGGTGCTAAACAAAGAAACCGGAACTGGGGACAAGGAAGCGTTCCTTATTTCCGTAAACCGTGATTTTGAATCAAAAATAGTTGAGGGCTGCCTTCGAAGCGCCGGTATTCCTTTTATGATTAAAACCCACGGTGGTCCTGAGGGTTTTGTAAGGTACGATACAGATTATGAAAGCCTCGGCGCAGATTTTTATGTCCCGTCAAAGCTGCTCGAAAAGGCAAAGCAGGCTTTGCCTCCCGATTTGGCCATACAGGCGGGCGCTTCCGGTGAAAGCGTGGAAAATACGGATGAAGATGTTCCTCATCCAATCAGCGAAGAGGTTCAAAAACCTGAAGACCCGAAAAAAACATTTATAGCTGTTATATTGTTTTTAATTCTGGCTGCCCTTGTTGTAGCTGGGGTCGATACTGTAATGAATCTGATAAGGGCTGCGCTAGGCTATGACTAA